One segment of Theobroma cacao cultivar B97-61/B2 chromosome 9, Criollo_cocoa_genome_V2, whole genome shotgun sequence DNA contains the following:
- the LOC18590629 gene encoding tropinone reductase homolog At2g29340 isoform X5 → MESSRHDCTCYWWNQRNRNDTFMNITKHPVDCARYAIVEELAALGARTHTCSRNKTDLNKCLLDWEAKGFQVTGSVCDVSSQAQREKLINTISSEFGGKLNILINNVGTLISKPTPDFTAEDFSLIMGTNFESAYNLCQLAYPLLKASGAGSIVFLSLVVGVVSYIQKFSETIISRTPMGRIGEPEEVSSLVGFLCLPASSYITGQTFCIDGGMSVNGFFCHKTLLGKNSQANSQS, encoded by the exons ATGGAGTCTTCAAGGCATGACTGCACTTGTTACTGGTGGAACCAAAGGAATCGG AACGATACATTCATGAATATAACAAAGCATCCAGTGGATTGCGCAAG GTATGCTATCGTAGAGGAATTAGCTGCACTGGGAGCAAGAACACACACGTGCTCACGAAATAAAACTGACCTCAACAAATGCCTACTTGACTGGGAAGCAAAGGGTTTCCAGGTTACTGGTTCAGTCTGTGATGTATCATCTCAGGCCCAAAGAGAGAAGCTAATAAACACTATCTCCTCTGAATTTGGTGGAAAACTCAACATCCTG ATTAACAATGTGGGAACACTTATTTCAAAGCCGACTCCAGACTTCACTGCTGAAGATTTCTCATTGATCATGGGCACCAATTTTGAGTCTGCTTACAACTTGTGCCAACTTGCATACCCTCTTCTGAAAGCTTCAGGGGCAGGAAGCATcgtttttctctctttagttGTTGGTGTGGTATCA TACATTCAAAAGTTTTCAGAGACTATCATCTCTCGAACTCCGATGGGACGAATTGGAGAGCCAGAGGAAGTGTCATCCTTGGTGGGATTCCTGTGCCTACCAGCATCCTCTTATATAACAGGGCAGACTTTTTGCATCGATGGGGGCATGTCAGTGAATGGCTTCTTCTGCCATAAAACCTTACTAGGGAAGAATAGCCAGGCTAATTCCCAATCTTGA
- the LOC18590626 gene encoding tropinone reductase homolog At5g06060, translating into MIWSLQGLTALVTSSTRGIGCAIVEELVGLEASVHTCSRNENELDKCLVDWKSLGFEVFGSICDVSVGVERKKLTENVSSLFDSKLNIFINNVGVYLWKPTVEFTAEEFSTLTNTNFESASYLCQFSHPLDLKAPGAGSVVFISSMAAVISINLGGSFYSAAKGALNQLTKTLACEWPKDNIRTNCVAPAFIRTPLTKAKKKCLKSVISRTPLGRIGEPKEVSSLVAFLCLSVACYIAGRIICVDGGVT; encoded by the exons ATGAT ATGGTCACTTCAAGGTTTGACAGCACTGGTAACTAGCAGCACACGTGGAATTgg ATGTGCCATAGTGGAGGAATTGGTAGGACTTGAAGCAAGTGTGCACACTTGTTCACGTAATGAAAATGAGCTTGACAAGTGCTTAGTAGATTGGAAAAGTTTGGGTTTTGAGGTTTTTGGTTCTATCTGCGATGTGTCTGTTGGAgtagaaagaaagaagttaaCGGAAAATGTTTCATCTTTGTTTGATAGCAAGCTCAACATCTTT ATAAACAATGTCGGAGTATATTTATGGAAGCCAACTGTGGAGTTCACCGCTGAAGAGTTCTCAACTCTAACGAATACGAATTTCGAATCTGCATCTTATCTGTGCCAATTTTCACATCCCCTTGATCTCAAAGCTCCGGGAGCAGGAAGCGTTGTTTTCATATCTTCAATGGCTGCTGTTATATCAATAAATCTAGGTGGATCCTTCTATAGTGCAGCCAAAG GAGCATTGAACCAACTTACAAAGACTTTAGCTTGTGAGTGGCCAAAAGACAATATAAGGACTAATTGTGTTGCGCCAGCGTTCATTAGAACCCCTCTTACCAAAGCT aagaaaaaatgtcTGAAATCTGTAATCTCAAGAACTCCTTTGGGACGGATTGGAGAGCCTAAAGAAGTGTCTTCCTTGGTGGCATTCCTATGCCTATCGGTAGCCTGTTACATAGCAGGACGGATTATTTGTGTTGATGGAGGGGTGACGTGA
- the LOC18590629 gene encoding tropinone reductase homolog At1g07440 isoform X2: protein MESSRHDCTCYWWNQRNRNDTFMNITKHPVDCARYAIVEELAALGARTHTCSRNKTDLNKCLLDWEAKGFQVTGSVCDVSSQAQREKLINTISSEFGGKLNILINNVGTLISKPTPDFTAEDFSLIMGTNFESAYNLCQLAYPLLKASGAGSIVFLSLVVGVVSVSCGSLYVATKEAINHLAKYLALHSKVFRDYHLSNSDGTNWRARGSVILGGIPVPTSILLYNRADFLHRWGHVSEWLLLP, encoded by the exons ATGGAGTCTTCAAGGCATGACTGCACTTGTTACTGGTGGAACCAAAGGAATCGG AACGATACATTCATGAATATAACAAAGCATCCAGTGGATTGCGCAAG GTATGCTATCGTAGAGGAATTAGCTGCACTGGGAGCAAGAACACACACGTGCTCACGAAATAAAACTGACCTCAACAAATGCCTACTTGACTGGGAAGCAAAGGGTTTCCAGGTTACTGGTTCAGTCTGTGATGTATCATCTCAGGCCCAAAGAGAGAAGCTAATAAACACTATCTCCTCTGAATTTGGTGGAAAACTCAACATCCTG ATTAACAATGTGGGAACACTTATTTCAAAGCCGACTCCAGACTTCACTGCTGAAGATTTCTCATTGATCATGGGCACCAATTTTGAGTCTGCTTACAACTTGTGCCAACTTGCATACCCTCTTCTGAAAGCTTCAGGGGCAGGAAGCATcgtttttctctctttagttGTTGGTGTGGTATCAGTAAGTTGTGGATCTTTATATGTAGCAacaaaag AAGCCATTAACCACCTTGCAAAATACTTGGCAT TACATTCAAAAGTTTTCAGAGACTATCATCTCTCGAACTCCGATGGGACGAATTGGAGAGCCAGAGGAAGTGTCATCCTTGGTGGGATTCCTGTGCCTACCAGCATCCTCTTATATAACAGGGCAGACTTTTTGCATCGATGGGGGCATGTCAGTGAATGGCTTCTTCTGCCATAA
- the LOC18590625 gene encoding tropinone reductase homolog At2g29290 isoform X1, whose product MAEADSSSKDNRWSLHGMTALVTGGTKGIGHAIVEELAGLGARIHTCSRTETELNKCLLEWQAKGFQVTGSACDVSSKAQGEKLINTASSVFNGKLDILINNVGTIVAKPISEETAEEVSFLMGTNFESAHNLSLLAHPLLKASGAGSIVLLSSIAGLTPVRTLPTYGATKGAMNQLAKHLACEWAGDNIRVNAVAPSLIRTPLAEPVFHDEKALEAFITKIPMGRAGEPKEVSSLVAFLCLPAASYITGQIIYVDGGITLNGLFFPSNIA is encoded by the exons ATGGCTGAAGCAGATAGCTCTAGCAAGGATAACAGATGGAGTCTGCATGGCATGACTGCCCTTGTTACTGGTGGAACCAAAGGAATCGg GCATGCTATCGTAGAGGAACTAGCGGGACTAGGAGCAAGAATTCATACATGCTCCCGAACCGAAACCGAGCTCAACAAGTGCTTACTTGAATGGCAAGCAAAGGGCTTCCAAGTTACTGGTTCAGCCTGTGATGTTTCGTCTAAGGCCCAAGGGGAAAAGCTAATTAACACTGCCTCCTCTGTATTCAACGGGAAACTTGACATCCTG ATAAACAATGTGGGAACCATTGTTGCAAAGCCGATTTCAGAGGAAACGGCTGAAGAAGTTTCATTTCTCATGGGTACCAATTTTGAATCAGCTCATAACTTGAGCCTACTTGCACATCCTCTTCTGAAAGCTTCAGGGGCAGGAAGCATTGTGCTTCTCTCTTCAATTGCTGGCCTAACACCAGTAAGAACTTTGCCTACATATGGAGCAACCAAAG GGGCCATGAACCAGCTTGCAAAACACCTTGCATGTGAGTGGGCGGGAGATAATATTAGGGTCAACGCTGTTGCACCTTCACTGATCAGAACTCCCCTTGCTGAACCT GTTTTTCATGATGAAAAAGCACTTGAGGCTTTCATCACTAAGATTCCGATGGGACGCGCCGGAGAGCCAAAGGAAGTCTCGTCATTGGTGGCATTTCTCTGCCTGCCTGCAGCTTCTTATATAACAGGGCAGATTATTTACGTTGATGGAGGGATCACACTGAACGGCCTCTTCTTCCCATCAAACATAgcttga
- the LOC18590622 gene encoding tropinone reductase homolog At2g29290, giving the protein MAEADSSSKDNRWSLHGMTALVTGGTKGIGHAIVEELAGLGARIHTCSRTETELNKCLLEWQAKGFQVTGSACDVSSKAQREKLINTASSVFNGKLDILINNVGTVFAKPISEETAEEVSFLMGTNFESAHNLSLLAHPLLKASGAGSVVLLSSIAGLIPLRTAPTYGATKGAMNQLAKYLACEWAGDNIRVNAVAPSVIRTPLVEPFFHDEKALGAFITKIPMGRTGEPKEVSSLVAFLCLPAASYITGQIIYVDGGITLNGLFFPSNIA; this is encoded by the exons ATGGCTGAAGCAGATAGCTCTAGCAAGGATAACAGATGGAGTCTGCATGGCATGACTGCCCTTGTTACTGGTGGAACCAAAGGAATCGg GCATGCTATCGTAGAGGAACTAGCGGGACTAGGAGCAAGAATTCATACATGCTCCCGAACCGAAACCGAGCTCAACAAGTGCTTACTTGAATGGCAAGCAAAGGGCTTCCAAGTTACTGGTTCAGCCTGTGATGTTTCGTCTAAGGCCCAAAGGGAAAAGCTAATTAACACTGCCTCCTCTGTATTCAACGGGAAACTTGACATCCTG ATAAACAATGTGGGAACCGTTTTTGCAAAGCCGATTTCAGAGGAAACGGCTGAAGAAGTTTCATTTCTCATGGGTACCAATTTTGAGTCAGCTCATAACTTGAGCCTACTTGCACATCCTCTTCTGAAAGCTTCAGGGGCAGGAAGCGTTGTGCTTCTCTCTTCAATTGCTGGCCTAATACCACTAAGAACTGCGCCTACATATGGAGCAACCAAAG GGGCCATGAACCAGCTTGCAAAATACTTAGCATGTGAGTGGGCGGGAGACAATATTAGGGTCAATGCTGTTGCACCTTCAGTGATCAGAACTCCCCTTGTTGAACCT TTTTTTCATGATGAAAAAGCACTTGGGGCTTTCATCACTAAGATTCCGATGGGACGCACCGGAGAGCCAAAAGAAGTCTCGTCATTGGTGGCATTTCTCTGCCTGCCTGCAGCTTCTTATATAACAGGGCAGATTATTTACGTCGATGGAGGGATCACACTGAACGGCCTCTTCTTCCCATCAAACATAGCATGA
- the LOC18590629 gene encoding tropinone reductase homolog At2g29340 isoform X7 — translation MAQADSSRKDNRWSLQGMTALVTGGTKGIGYAIVEELAALGARTHTCSRNKTDLNKCLLDWEAKGFQVTGSVCDVSSQAQREKLINTISSEFGGKLNILINNVGTLISKPTPDFTAEDFSLIMGTNFESAYNLCQLAYPLLKASGAGSIVFLSLVVGVVSYIQKFSETIISRTPMGRIGEPEEVSSLVGFLCLPASSYITGQTFCIDGGMSVNGFFCHKTLLGKNSQANSQS, via the exons ATGGCTCAAGCAGATAGCTCTAGGAAGGACAACAGATGGAGTCTTCAAGGCATGACTGCACTTGTTACTGGTGGAACCAAAGGAATCGG GTATGCTATCGTAGAGGAATTAGCTGCACTGGGAGCAAGAACACACACGTGCTCACGAAATAAAACTGACCTCAACAAATGCCTACTTGACTGGGAAGCAAAGGGTTTCCAGGTTACTGGTTCAGTCTGTGATGTATCATCTCAGGCCCAAAGAGAGAAGCTAATAAACACTATCTCCTCTGAATTTGGTGGAAAACTCAACATCCTG ATTAACAATGTGGGAACACTTATTTCAAAGCCGACTCCAGACTTCACTGCTGAAGATTTCTCATTGATCATGGGCACCAATTTTGAGTCTGCTTACAACTTGTGCCAACTTGCATACCCTCTTCTGAAAGCTTCAGGGGCAGGAAGCATcgtttttctctctttagttGTTGGTGTGGTATCA TACATTCAAAAGTTTTCAGAGACTATCATCTCTCGAACTCCGATGGGACGAATTGGAGAGCCAGAGGAAGTGTCATCCTTGGTGGGATTCCTGTGCCTACCAGCATCCTCTTATATAACAGGGCAGACTTTTTGCATCGATGGGGGCATGTCAGTGAATGGCTTCTTCTGCCATAAAACCTTACTAGGGAAGAATAGCCAGGCTAATTCCCAATCTTGA
- the LOC18590625 gene encoding tropinone reductase homolog At2g29170 isoform X2 produces the protein MAEADSSSKDNRWSLHGMTALVTGGTKGIGHAIVEELAGLGARIHTCSRTETELNKCLLEWQAKGFQVTGSACDVSSKAQGEKLINTASSVFNGKLDILINNVGTIVAKPISEETAEEVSFLMGTNFESAHNLSLLAHPLLKASGAGSIVLLSSIAGLTPVRTLPTYGATKGFS, from the exons ATGGCTGAAGCAGATAGCTCTAGCAAGGATAACAGATGGAGTCTGCATGGCATGACTGCCCTTGTTACTGGTGGAACCAAAGGAATCGg GCATGCTATCGTAGAGGAACTAGCGGGACTAGGAGCAAGAATTCATACATGCTCCCGAACCGAAACCGAGCTCAACAAGTGCTTACTTGAATGGCAAGCAAAGGGCTTCCAAGTTACTGGTTCAGCCTGTGATGTTTCGTCTAAGGCCCAAGGGGAAAAGCTAATTAACACTGCCTCCTCTGTATTCAACGGGAAACTTGACATCCTG ATAAACAATGTGGGAACCATTGTTGCAAAGCCGATTTCAGAGGAAACGGCTGAAGAAGTTTCATTTCTCATGGGTACCAATTTTGAATCAGCTCATAACTTGAGCCTACTTGCACATCCTCTTCTGAAAGCTTCAGGGGCAGGAAGCATTGTGCTTCTCTCTTCAATTGCTGGCCTAACACCAGTAAGAACTTTGCCTACATATGGAGCAACCAAAG GTTTTTCATGA
- the LOC18590629 gene encoding tropinone reductase homolog At1g07440 isoform X6: protein MESSRHDCTCYWWNQRNRNDTFMNITKHPVDCARYAIVEELAALGARTHTCSRNKTDLNKCLLDWEAKGFQVTGSVCDVSSQAQREKLINTISSEFGGKLNILINNVGTLISKPTPDFTAEDFSLIMGTNFESAYNLCQLAYPLLKASGAGSIVFLSLVVGVVSVSCGSLYVATKVHSKVFRDYHLSNSDGTNWRARGSVILGGIPVPTSILLYNRADFLHRWGHVSEWLLLP, encoded by the exons ATGGAGTCTTCAAGGCATGACTGCACTTGTTACTGGTGGAACCAAAGGAATCGG AACGATACATTCATGAATATAACAAAGCATCCAGTGGATTGCGCAAG GTATGCTATCGTAGAGGAATTAGCTGCACTGGGAGCAAGAACACACACGTGCTCACGAAATAAAACTGACCTCAACAAATGCCTACTTGACTGGGAAGCAAAGGGTTTCCAGGTTACTGGTTCAGTCTGTGATGTATCATCTCAGGCCCAAAGAGAGAAGCTAATAAACACTATCTCCTCTGAATTTGGTGGAAAACTCAACATCCTG ATTAACAATGTGGGAACACTTATTTCAAAGCCGACTCCAGACTTCACTGCTGAAGATTTCTCATTGATCATGGGCACCAATTTTGAGTCTGCTTACAACTTGTGCCAACTTGCATACCCTCTTCTGAAAGCTTCAGGGGCAGGAAGCATcgtttttctctctttagttGTTGGTGTGGTATCAGTAAGTTGTGGATCTTTATATGTAGCAacaaaag TACATTCAAAAGTTTTCAGAGACTATCATCTCTCGAACTCCGATGGGACGAATTGGAGAGCCAGAGGAAGTGTCATCCTTGGTGGGATTCCTGTGCCTACCAGCATCCTCTTATATAACAGGGCAGACTTTTTGCATCGATGGGGGCATGTCAGTGAATGGCTTCTTCTGCCATAA
- the LOC18590629 gene encoding tropinone reductase isoform X3, producing the protein MAQADSSRKDNRWSLQGMTALVTGGTKGIGYAIVEELAALGARTHTCSRNKTDLNKCLLDWEAKGFQVTGSVCDVSSQAQREKLINTISSEFGGKLNILINNVGTLISKPTPDFTAEDFSLIMGTNFESAYNLCQLAYPLLKASGAGSIVFLSLVVGVVSVSCGSLYVATKEAINHLAKYLALHSKVFRDYHLSNSDGTNWRARGSVILGGIPVPTSILLYNRADFLHRWGHVSEWLLLP; encoded by the exons ATGGCTCAAGCAGATAGCTCTAGGAAGGACAACAGATGGAGTCTTCAAGGCATGACTGCACTTGTTACTGGTGGAACCAAAGGAATCGG GTATGCTATCGTAGAGGAATTAGCTGCACTGGGAGCAAGAACACACACGTGCTCACGAAATAAAACTGACCTCAACAAATGCCTACTTGACTGGGAAGCAAAGGGTTTCCAGGTTACTGGTTCAGTCTGTGATGTATCATCTCAGGCCCAAAGAGAGAAGCTAATAAACACTATCTCCTCTGAATTTGGTGGAAAACTCAACATCCTG ATTAACAATGTGGGAACACTTATTTCAAAGCCGACTCCAGACTTCACTGCTGAAGATTTCTCATTGATCATGGGCACCAATTTTGAGTCTGCTTACAACTTGTGCCAACTTGCATACCCTCTTCTGAAAGCTTCAGGGGCAGGAAGCATcgtttttctctctttagttGTTGGTGTGGTATCAGTAAGTTGTGGATCTTTATATGTAGCAacaaaag AAGCCATTAACCACCTTGCAAAATACTTGGCAT TACATTCAAAAGTTTTCAGAGACTATCATCTCTCGAACTCCGATGGGACGAATTGGAGAGCCAGAGGAAGTGTCATCCTTGGTGGGATTCCTGTGCCTACCAGCATCCTCTTATATAACAGGGCAGACTTTTTGCATCGATGGGGGCATGTCAGTGAATGGCTTCTTCTGCCATAA
- the LOC108663327 gene encoding uncharacterized protein LOC108663327, producing MPLTNSRACLYTPPISNFDVSLRLISLKKKRNVNEEENDAPRTLTHQTKHVHRKRETTTRVELNSIEEEETFEAETEEESCDSERSDESDDELVDVDKAEVEGEPTPFDDFIDFDVLFPNHV from the exons atgcCTTTGACTAATTCCAGAGCTTGTCTCTACACTCCTCCTATAAGTAACTTTGATGTATCCTTACGTTTGATTtctctcaaaaagaaaagaaatgtaaatgaagaagaaaatgatgcTCCTCGCACTCTTACTCATCAaacaaaacatgtgcatcgaAAA agaGAAACAACTACGAGAGTAGAACTTAACTCGATTGAAGAGGAAGAGACTTTTGAAGCTGAGACTGAGGAAGAATCATGTGACTCTGAACGTAGTGATGAATCTGATGATGAATTAGTTGATGTTGATAAAGCTGAAGTTGAGGGTGAGCCAACCCCTTTTGAtgatttcattgattttgatgttttatttccaaatcatgttTAG